The DNA window AAAGATTGTTTATAAATACTTTAAGCACTAAAAATGAATTACCCTAACATTTCTCTTGATAATCTCTCTGTTCATTAACATTTTTCCATCAGATAACTCAATTCCTGCAAGAGGAATAAGGACTTCTCCAATGATATCATCTCTTGAAAACCTGTCAAAACTCAAAATTGTGAAGTGCAAGGCCAACTCTTGAATCTGGGTGTAGAGGATCCCATAGAATGTAAAGGTCTCATCAAAAGCTGGGTCCAAGGTCTTTCTAAGAACTCTGGTTTTCACTTTATGCTTCTTCTCTGGCAGGATTGTCATTTTGATGTATGGGTCAGAGGTCATCGACTGCTCATCCATGGCCGGCAAGCCACGGGCTTCCTTGATGTTCACCACAAATGCTTTCTTCTCAAAGTTGTACTCTAAGGAGAAGAAGAGGGTTCCCAgcttctcctgcttctcttctgaAGTAAGGGAAGTGCTGGACTTTAAGCTATCAGGGGAAAgagcctctttctccccttctgaAAAGAGCTTTGGGGTCACATTCTCCAGATCAGAAGGGCTACTCGCTTTGAGGTTTGTTTTGGGAAAATTGCCATTGAGATCTCTCTTCTCAAGGTCAAGATGTAATGAATTCTTTGGCACAGCTGGTTTATTCTTTACTTCATTTTTGTCATCTGCTCCAAACTTCTTCTTGCTACTTAGATTTTCAGGATAAATATCAACTC is part of the Zalophus californianus isolate mZalCal1 chromosome 14, mZalCal1.pri.v2, whole genome shotgun sequence genome and encodes:
- the SYT4 gene encoding synaptotagmin-4; its protein translation is MAPITTSREEFDEIPTVVGIFSAFGLVFTVSLFAWICCQRKSSKSTKTPPYKFVHVLKGVDIYPENLSSKKKFGADDKNEVKNKPAVPKNSLHLDLEKRDLNGNFPKTNLKASSPSDLENVTPKLFSEGEKEALSPDSLKSSTSLTSEEKQEKLGTLFFSLEYNFEKKAFVVNIKEARGLPAMDEQSMTSDPYIKMTILPEKKHKVKTRVLRKTLDPAFDETFTFYGILYTQIQELALHFTILSFDRFSRDDIIGEVLIPLAGIELSDGKMLMNREIIKRNVRKSSGRGELLISLCYQSTTNTLTVVVLKARHLPKSDVSGLSDPYVKVNLYHAKKRISKKKTHVKKCTPNAVFNELFVFDIPCEGLEEISVEFLVLDSERGSRNEVIGRLVLGAAAEGTGGEHWKEICDYPRRQIAKWHMLCDG